The Amphiura filiformis chromosome 1, Afil_fr2py, whole genome shotgun sequence nucleotide sequence AAAGGTTCCTTGTATGATTATTTGAGTGGACAGCAGCAAAAGTTACCACCTGAACTCATTTTTCGATGGTCATTAGATGTAGCCCGTGCCATTAAGTTCCTTCAAGACAATCGCATCGTGCATAGGGATATAAAATCTCCAAATTTTCTCATCGCAGGGGATACAGATGCCCTTAAAATTCAGAACTTTGGCATGGTCAATGATATGTTTCAATCTTCGAGATCTTCTGGTGATAAAGAACGAGGTTCTTGGCCTTGGATGGCTCCAGAAGTGATTAGAGAAGAGAAACATTCTGCAACATCAGATACATACTCATGGGCTGTTATTGTTTGGGAGCTGCTTACTGGAGAAGAACCCTTTGCTGGTAAAACTGGAGGTCTAATCTGCTGGAAGGTAACCAATCAGCATTCAAGATTAGAGATTCCAATACATTGTACTGGGGAGCTGAGACGTATCATAGCAAAGTCTTGGGATCATGATCGAAGGCAGCGACCTACCATTGGCCAGATTATAGATGTCATATCTATGAATCGGCAGATATTCGGTAAGATTTATTTTCACAAATAAAACACATGTAAGGGAAACATGCATCAGTGCCTTATAACCTCTCTATTTAGGGCATTTCTAAAATGTCAGAAAACAAAAACGCAATGTTGTGAGTTGAATCCTCTTTCTGGTACAAATTTCAAACGAACCGGTAATATAATTCAATTACTCTACTCCGCCTTCTGGGAGAGGTTATTAGACCATGCAGAAAATACACTCAGCACACCAAGCCACTCTCGTGCTATTCGGATAGTAATAAACAACTCTCCAAGACCGTTGGATATTTACAGACACCACTATCACTATACGGagaggtcaattgtcaaaattcaaaaaatggtaTGTTTTATTCCTCAACAAGATCAATAATTTAGATCTGTTTTGTTCGAATATTCAAATACTTGACGTTTCAGTTTCGAAAGTACATGTCTTTCCGGGacacattgtattttgtattctgATTGGCACATGCACAAAATACGCTTTTTGCAACGTATTAGTAAAGTGTAATCTACATACCTGTGAATAAGGACAAGTACATGTTCATAACAGCGATTTATTGGCTTTTGCAACTCTGCTTTTTACAGCATCGTCTGTATAGGTTCACACCAATATTTCTTGTTTAATAAATCCCAATGGAAAAGGTTATAACATTCATtatgatgtacagggtgtccctgaaagaatctttggaattttgtttttgtattttaacgCAAAAACCAAACTTTACTAAATAagtgatgtggttgaggaatatatcagctatcaaatatgacaattgaccgctccgtttgtgaaataaaagaattttacgaaactacctcattttcagccggttccacggagtcaaatatctgtcaaagaaaatagacgcctcatgcgttgatgatgcacagtgattagcactccgaatacagatcatcgattgatatttttgaatccgtggaaaggtctGAAAATGAGGgaatttcgtaaaattcttatatttcacgaacggtgtggtcaattttcaaaattcaaacagtatgtaatagctgatttatccctcaaccacaccagttatttagttttgtttagttgtggcgttaaaataacCACACAATTaaatttccgacgatacagttctttcagggacaccctgtataaaagaCAATTTTGGACAGTAAACCACCAGTTCTACAGAACAGCTCATTAGTTTGAAGAGTCATTTGCCCAAAAATTGTTGAAGTTAAAGTGTAgtttttaggttaggattagggtttggattaAGGCCAGGGTTATCGTTACCATTAGGGTTACGGTCAGAGTTACGATTAGAATCACGGTTAGGTTTAGCGTTAGGGTAATGTTTAGGCTTTATTTAAAGGTTACGGTTATGCTTAGTGTTAAGGTAAAAATAGGGTTTATACTACTTTATTGGGTTTTTGAACTGATGAACTTTCGGATTATCGACCTGTGATCAACcaatatgtgatttttttacgCAGGTCTTGGATGGCGACAAGATGGCAAAGTTTACGTTGACGGTCGAACATGGCATTATACACGCGGTTTGACAATGCTTGGAGTTAAGGAAAAGGTAGCCGTCTGTTGTTGGGAGCGTCCATCTGGCGGAAAAGGTGCTGTAGAGGTACACACACCCCTCCGCGGTGAATATCAACACGAGTATACGGTACGTGTGAATACCCGAAACTGGAGGCCTTGGGACGTTGCAGAGGCGTCTGGTGAGCTGTATGTCGTATGTGCTTACGACAAATACGTGTACAAATTCCCTTGCGATGAAGCGTTCAGAGAGGTCGATAAGTTTCCGCTAGTAGAAGGTGATCAGAAGGTAGACCCTTATTGTATCGCGTATGATGCAGGAACAGATAACATGGTTGTATGTTTGGAGCATAGAGGTAAATGTAAGGTGGCTGAATATTCCCTCCCAGATTTCAAACTGACTAGGTCAAAGGTTGTAGGAAGCACACCCACAAATCACAGCGTCGACATAAATGTTGAAGATGGTCCACAATACATTGTCTTTTGTGACACAGATGGTGTGCATGTTAAAGGGAAAAGTATGAAGCACATATGTTCCCTTCAAATACCGGCCAATTCATCGGTTGACGCTGTGGCTTTTGGGAAAGGTCCTTTAAAAGGCCAGATATTCATTGCCTCTGAAGCATTTGGGCAAGTATCGATTTACAGGTATATTTGTGATGACCATTATCAGTACGTCCTAGCAGGCACGGTAGTGGAGGGGATAAGAGAGGCCCCCAAAATTGGTCTGATTGTAAGTAAAGAAGGTCACATTGGAGTTTCTGAGAGAATGGGTCATACGACTAGGATCTATAAGGTCGGTGAGACGAAAGCAAACTTTGTGTCCCTATAAAGCGATTTAGTATCGGTGATAGAACAAAAGTGAATTGGTGCTTTTTATTCAATCTATCCTATGCAGTATTTTATACTTTGGGTTTTGATATGTCCATTAGAGAATTGGGATCAATGCGTGGTCACTATTTTATGTAACCCTCAAACAGTTGCTTTGTCTAATGGGAGAACTACAAAGCATTATAATCATATATAGACACTACACAGGGCAACATCCTtgatagactgtcccacagtctgggttccatatgtgggtaaataattaaataattagagctaaaaccaccttctacttcactccaaagattaaaacaacacaccactaagccctaattataaatgacaacaaagttatagtgctcctagagcactgtgtgtcgacgaaaactcaattactctacagaccaacttgtttatttttttttataaaagttctCCTAAACCCAGACTGTTCCGCTTTGATAGTAaacttccaaataattatcaagctatgtaacgtgacggtggcgtcaattatgatagccccgcctcattgtcaattcaaatatggtaggcacataacatgcatgacccagttctattgtcattttgcgcgcgcgttggttatgatcaatagactatcaatgaaaacctATTTCACATATCGTcttgcttgctgagatctacattgattggtcaggctaagtagccgcttacacaaacgcccgcacaaacggcaagacagtgagaccacggacgtgatatatagaaaactcgtctgacccaggatcggtaaaagtgaactcccacaaaatgctgggaactgGAAGGCAAGTTGCCTACACATTGGAAGGGTCCATGTAACGGGTTTATTTAAGgttgtataatctacattaccagtcgttctccatggacccgagggagggtctacatcCTTGAGAGATATGCACTAAATTGTATTATGCTCTAAAATGCACAATGTATTATAATAACATTGCTTGTAAATCTAAGGCTGTAGGAAGCACACCCACAAATCACAGCGTCGAAATGTTGAAGATGGTCCACAATACATTGTCTTTTGTGACACAGATGGTGTGCATGTTAAAGGGAAAAGTATGAAGCACATATGTTCCCTTCAAATACCGGCCAATTCATCGGTTGACGCTGTGGCTTTTGGGAAAGGTCCTTTAAAAGGCCAGATATTCATTGCATCTGAAGCATTTGGGCAAGTATCGATTTACAGGTATATTTGTGATGACCATTATCAGTACGTCCTAGCAGGCACGGTAGTGGAGGGGATAAGAGAGGCCCCCAAAATTGGCCTGATTGTAAGTAAAGAATGTCACATTGGAGTTTCTGAGAGAATGGGTCATACGACTAGGATCTATAAGGTCGGTGAGACTAAAGCAAACTTTGTGTCCCTATAAAGCGATTTAGTATCGGTGATAGAACAAAAGTGAATTGGTGCTTTTTATTCAATCTATCCTATGCAGTATTTTATACTTTGGGTTTTGATATGTCCATTAGAGAATTGGGATCAATGCGTGGTCACTATTTTATGTAACCCTCAAACAGTTGCTTTGTCTAATGGGAGAAGTGGAACTACAAAGcattataattgaatatatgaatacaaaagccacccaagtccatactttggccaaatagagttaagcatgggaaagtgttgctatacataggcctgtcatatgtatgaaagaacaactcaaattcatcctctgtgtctattgagcatgtgaaaatagcatgtatgaaagaatcaacccaagtccatgatttgagccttgtaacacattgattgaaatccagtatgtataaaagtccacttgtaacacattcattgctggagagtgacttttgaaaaagggtttaatcaaggaaagtaaTGTGGTTTAtcttacatggcagaatgcttatcaacattatacataactgtgtgctttattttgtattatcttactagtggtaatctcattccaacattattgtcttagtatatgattcaaaaaaccacccaagtccagaatttaaaatgaaccccacgaagtccctgaaatgctaatcgccatacctaatacagtttaacccattcatttgcacgtacaacttaccatattgaccaggtaaatctgactgaaggaattaaaatgatacacaggtttttttctaaaaatcacttcccatggacttgggtgggttttggattcatgtattcaattatatatAGACACTACACAGGGCAACATCCTTGATAGACTGTCCGACAGTCTGGGTTCCATATGTgggtaaataattaaataattagagctaaaaccaccttctacttcactccaaagattaaaacaacacaccactaagccctaattataaatgacaacaaagttatagtgctcctagagcactgtgtgtcgacgaaaactcaattaatctacagaccaacttgtttatttttttaaataaaagctcTCCTAAACCCAGACTGTTCCGCTTTGATAGTAaacttccaaataattatcaagctatgtaacgcGACTGTGGCGTGGATTATGATAGCCCCGCctcattgtcaattcaaatatggtaggcacataacatgcatgacccagttctattgtcattttgcgcgcgcgttggttatgatcaatagactatcaatgaaaacctATTTCAcatatcgccttgcttgctgagatctacattgattggtcaggctaagtagccgcttacacaaacgcctgcacaaacggcaagacagtgagaccacggacgtgatatatagaaaactcgtctgacccaggatcggtaaaagtgaactcccacaaaatgctgggaactgGAAGGCAACTTGCCTACACATTGGAAGGGTCCATGTAACGGGTTTATTTAAGgttgtataatctacattaccagtcgttctccatggacccgagggagggtctacatcCTTGAGAGATATGCACTAAATTGTATTATGCTCTAAAATGCGCAATGTATTATAATAACATTGCTTGTAAATCTAATTGTAGCCAACAGGGGTCTGGAACAGACTACTTATTGTATTAACGAGTGTTTGCAACTTGCCGTGCTATGTTAATAGGAATGGTTTTTAATATTCTCACTAAAATATCCGTGCTTTCATTACAAGTTTGTAGGAAACCAAACCTGACTCGCCTAGCTCGCCTTCCATTTTATACATAATAGTACGTACATGGcactatggggtgattttagagttagcatctagttttcctacatCAATGGAACCAACGTTTTGTGGCATCCTTACACGtcaaaggataaaactagaattctttttttttctatgcccccccTGTTCTTCCCAcgagtggtcaaaggtcataataggGCCAAATTTAATACGGTATTTGTTcaatcatgttgtaatatacctcaaattgttcctcttgttGCTAGGAATAAAAGAGTTAATTATTGTCATATAGCTATAGAGTAaagaaggtcaaatgtcaaatatctcatgtacAGAAGCCAATAAGTCATGGGTCGAATGTTACGCCTGTGCacatttctattggactttggttGCATGAACGCTAAAAGGAGACATgacaatacaaaatacaatggcaATACACTTTTGTGTTTgaattttttgacatttgacctagtcGACCTTGTAAATCCAGAACTAAGTAGAAAAATataacaattgacttttttattccctgtataTGAAAGGagcaatttgagatacattacaaacAACATTATGagactatttttaagttttggcccactgtgaccttcgatccctcgtgggaaccacaggggcatagaaaaaatgctaccaatcaaaattttattatttcagGTTTGAGGATGCAGGCACATTGGTTCCAATGATGTAGGAAAATAAAATCCCAATCCTGTTGCGCCACAGATTACAATTACAAATGTATTTTTTGTATGGTCAAAGTTGAACGTTGAAATCTACGGCGACGATATTTTTTCTAATACCATCATCCAAATAATTGAAGTTGAGCTAGCCTTTCAACATGAATACAAACACCTTTAGCTAATAgcaaaaaataatgcaaattctTTCCAAAACAGAAGAATGCTAACTTTGAATTCACCTCCCATATAGTATTAGTTTCCTCCGAAGTCAGTAAAATTCCTCTCTCTCTATCTTTTCCTCTGTATGGAATGAGCGGAATCAAACCGGACCGCCGAGGAGACTAGCAGTCAAATGACTGAATGAGAATAAGTCTGTTACGAGATTGCAGTACGCAGCTTGTGATACCACATAcacaattaaaatatattatgaaatttattaattttaagCTATCTCTGAATAAACAGAGTGATGAGCGATAGATTGTTGACCCATTAAGGAGAACCTTTCGAGCTGCATTAGCCAATTGACacgtttttgtaaacaaagttaataaTGAGAAACGGCAGCAGGTGACTAAGAGTCGAAATACACatttgtgacccgttacagcatgAGGTACCTTAATTCGGGTGCTACATATATCTCGTTTTGCTAGTACCACTACCAAACACATTCTAaatcaatcattaatcctattgttgaaaagGATAATGAGCTTGTACCTATGTCTATCGAACTGTTTGTTATACAACCTCAGTCTTTATTTACTAGAGCTataatccctgttcaagtggtggttaACAAAAGTAGTGTAGTGTATTTTTCTAGGTATGTATTAGCCCTTTCTAACAataagaggacattcctgaacctcgttgacttgaggatgatttgaaatgaccggcaCTCcagattgtcatgattgtttgatattttctgccaacaatATTGAAAAAGAGAAACATGTAGCAGACGACTTAAGGTACCTGTAATGGGTTACATTTGTtctcattgtttttaatttcacatgattaGTTAAGGTAATATTACGTGTAAGGTAATAACATTATGCATAACCTTAAAAAGTTATAATGGGCATATTGTAATTGTGGCATAATCCTTTATGATTATTTTAGGGTTTATACTTTCAACTCTCAAGTATGACCATACAAAAAGTAAATTAGTCTATTATGAGTATTATATAAGGTCGAACCATGGTTAAAAAATAGATCAGTTCGAGGTTTCTTAATAGCTTCACTAAATATGAGCAACCATAATGCTTGACAGAACATGTAGATAGCGATACTATTTGACTAAAATGTTAGTTGACATATCATATTATGAGTtctcattatacatgtattactaACATATAATCATAACGAGACTTGGAAGTAACCCAAAGGAATAGGGCAGCAGAGAGGTAGATGATTACTTATTCCCACAAAGGACGGGTGAATGATGAGCGGAAGGGAGGAATAATTTTCAAATAAATTCAACATGGTGAAACCAGGAATCAGTTAAGGTATTTTAATATGGTTTACATGTACAAATCACAGGTTTACAAGAAAAATAACATTTACTGTACTTTACCTTTGTCACTGAATTTGATTTAACTATACATTCACTGTCATGTTATTTGTTTCCTAATCGAAACACTTGAGGAGAAGATGAGATGCGTCCACCACTATTGAGAATTTTTCAAGAAAGTACGTCGATTCCCGAAACATGGCTACAAGTCATCTCAACACGCGGCGTGAACTTGATACACGATCTATCgtataaaattcaaacatacacAGACAAATTATCGTCAATTAACTACAAAATATTTCCTGCATTTGTAGTTAATTAGTAGTATATTaatctgataaataaataaatgttttaacTTAAATCATTCTTatcattaaatcaaataaaaacaGTGCAAAAGTTTTGCTGTTGCATGAAGACAGCTTCATATTCGGTCAAAGTGTTGTTATCATGAATAAATACTATGCTGCAAAATGTTTGGTAACAAATAAATTGTGTCATAAGATACGATCTTGTTCTAAACAGTACTAGGGATAGAAGAAACGGTTAAGGAAGATAAAGGAAAATAGGAATTACCGGTGAGAAATCAAGTTAATGTACTAGTTGGGCATTCACCTCAGTCACGGTAATGTATCAGTAGACAAGTATAAAGAATGAATAATTgtgattaatgataataattaagggctcggatagcgacgtttgcacaataTGTTAGTggtacctgagagcacattagatacaacaaattgcattctgtatacgaGGAATATCTTTtcaatatcaaatatcaaatgacaaattatttaaaaaaatgatattgttgacatttaacagtcctagaATTaacttgataaatctaatgataattgtAAATTGTAGGTAGCTGCGACGAAAAGCCGTTCATCATATGAAAAATGTTTCCATtgtttctcaaaaagacctaaaacTAAAAACTTTAGGTGTTTACAaaaaaaaggacattcctcgcattcagaatgcaatttggtgtgtctgatatccTCTCAggcccacaaaatatactgtgcaaaagtGGATGACCAACCCCTTAATGCTGACGAAATCAAATCTTCCTTTAGAATTGCTAGAATGATTGCTATACATGTACTTTGTAACATACTATAATGAATGACATTCTAACATCTTATacgtatataatatataatataatgatgtaagaATCTGATTGTGTGAATTAAAATAGTGAAATATAACATTATTACAAAGTTATTGTTTTTGTCCTGTTGTTACTGTCCTGTCTGTTTCTGTTATCCCTTTAAAAATGCTCTCAgtaaaaaatatcattttaaaaagCTCCAAGGCCTCGCTTTAAGCTTTTCATTTAATACTTAAGGAATCTGACCCGCCGCCTCTCTGTTGAATAACCATTGTGCAGGCTGGCCAGTGCAGTGCCTTCGATTTCTGATAATCTTCTCTTTAAGATAAAGAACATCCTCCTGAAGAACTGCCAAACAATGAACAAACAAAGCCTCCTGAAGAACTGCAAACCAATGAAGATCAGCCTCCTGAAGAAGTGTCAACCAATGTCAGGAAACACATCTTAAAGGCACGTTGCACACTTGTGAAACATAATAGAAATTGTCGATcctaaaatatgcattttagttATTGAAATTACAAGACACATTAGTATGTAGAATGAGAATAATGACAAAATTCTTCCGAAAAGTTTATGCAAATTATGGCATGGCACACATATTGAGAAAAACATAATTATAACGATTGATAATTCCATTCAAAACAAtgtgaaaataaattaaattagcatacttttagaaagccaatgttgaaaagtgcaatttttttttatttgtgcatGGGATTTAATAAATGGCTTTATTTCTCACTGAACCAGAATTTCTTTTTGGAAAGTATGAAATCTAAATCATGAacttaatttaataaaaaatggaaaaattcaTTTTGATTAACAAAAGGTGATGCATAAGCAGAAAAACGTAGAAAAACCTTTTGGcagaaaatttaatataaataGCTATATTTCGCTTGAGGCATAACTTATCAGTCGGTGCTCCAAACTTCAAAAAGAAGATAACTGATAAAGTAGTGTCTGgattatttcaaaatgtatttggGAACTTATATCTTGGTTTACATCATAGAGATGTATTGTGGTGAAAAATACGTTGCAATCAGTTCCaagttaaaggtccgtaacccgatcaacagcatcatccccccgatttttctcattgttgatgagtttttgatatcataaaatgaatcgtatttttctcattaccatcctgcaatttgacgcttcaaatcgatgtatttccgaagaaatcttgaaaaaaccaccttgttacaggctaccagttggtcgcattttacacgacgcgggagttttgggtagtcatagaatgaaatcggaatagattcggaagacttcaccccagtaccaattcgtccgcaaaaatacatcaaataggccccaatgtcaaactatagatggcgctataatgatataaaacatttCAACACTTCTTTTTCAAACACATTCTTTCTGCCACTATGTTTAAATGCGAAATATGTTAAGAGTATTGATGAATAATTATTAGCTATTGAACAatgatgtttagcttctaaacaaAGTGAAGGCAACAATGTGTTCGATGGCTAAACAGAGTTTTTGGTGTGTATCTTTTGATGAAACATGAACATATCATTTGCCCATTAAGAATCGACGACAAGTTCAAATAGATTTTAAGCTAAGATCTTTTTTAACTGGTTTGTACttttcaaatcaaatttaaatatgttCACTATAACAATATTACGAAGTATCACACCTAGAGAAGAACTTTTGTTTTTAtgctttaaataattaattaaatcaccgATACGAATTATAATTAAAAGTCTTTAATTAGGGTAGACTTATCAGCATCACTTGGGCAATATGAAAGGTGATATTTTGTTGATGTTCAGGATATGTTCTCAAGACATACAAAATAAGCTCTTAAAATAATAATGCtaacaaaaatgaagaaaaaaataaaacttggTTCCTGGCAACTGTCCCGATAGTTACATGTTAATAGCGCCTCCAAGTTTTATCCatcgatatttttttctgacagtAATTATTGTAGAGGGCACAAATGGTTTCAACACCGTGGACGACGCGACGCAGTCAGACAATTAATGCATGCATCGTTTTTAACGACGGTGATGATAAGAACTATTATTAACACCAGAACGTGTAAAATAGGCGCGCCCATGACATTAAAAACCCCATTGGTACTAAAGCAATAAATTTTAAACCAATATTATGACTAATTCTGAATGTGTCAACCTTAATTGTCTCTTTTTGAAGTTGACACATTTATAGTGACAATACTTTCAGTCAGTAATATCACTGTGTCTGATATAAGTTATTatcttacaaaaaaaaatcatgtgtATCCGGATATTCCGGATAGAGAAATATCTTTGGTGTTCTTCGTATTCAAGTGGTGTTTTCAGAATGAGTGTTGGTTTGAGAGTGTACTTGTATCTTACACTATTGTCAATAGCGCCACCTCTGTATGAGCTTTAACGAGGATTTATGAGCGTTGTGAATGTTTGACCTGCGGTGGTCATTTTAAGTAGGCGACATTTGGATTTGAATATGttcacaataacaataataagatTACGAAATATCACATTTAGAGAAGAACCTCTGTCTTTTTGCTTTAAATAATTAATCGAATCATAATTAATTAGGGTAGACTTATCAGTATCACTTGGACAATATGAAAGGTGACTTTTTGTTCAGGGTAAGTTCTCAAGACAAATAAAATAAGTTCTTAAAGTGAATAATACTaaccaaaatgaataaaaaaaataaaaaaataaagcttGATTCCTAGCAATTTTGTCCCGATATTTACATGTTATTATCCATCGATATTTTTTCTGAAAGTGATTATTGTAGAGGGC carries:
- the LOC140136715 gene encoding uncharacterized protein, with the translated sequence MQGLARSAVRIRSESGKLELTDANFEKDDTLETCYATWKANDGKTFQVWAKKVSLAENDCLAAINSLKKLRHANILSYIEGLVLGDNLIVITEIAPKGSLYDYLSGQQQKLPPELIFRWSLDVARAIKFLQDNRIVHRDIKSPNFLIAGDTDALKIQNFGMVNDMFQSSRSSGDKERGSWPWMAPEVIREEKHSATSDTYSWAVIVWELLTGEEPFAGKTGGLICWKVTNQHSRLEIPIHCTGELRRIIAKSWDHDRRQRPTIGQIIDVISMNRQIFGLGWRQDGKVYVDGRTWHYTRGLTMLGVKEKVAVCCWERPSGGKGAVEVHTPLRGEYQHEYTVRVNTRNWRPWDVAEASGELYVVCAYDKYVYKFPCDEAFREVDKFPLVEGDQKVDPYCIAYDAGTDNMVVCLEHRGKCKVAEYSLPDFKLTRSKVVGSTPTNHSVDINVEDGPQYIVFCDTDGVHVKGKSMKHICSLQIPANSSVDAVAFGKGPLKGQIFIASEAFGQVSIYRYICDDHYQYVLAGTVVEGIREAPKIGLIVSKEGHIGVSERMGHTTRIYKVGETKANFVSL